The following proteins come from a genomic window of Musa acuminata AAA Group cultivar baxijiao chromosome BXJ1-7, Cavendish_Baxijiao_AAA, whole genome shotgun sequence:
- the LOC135678494 gene encoding disease resistance protein RPS2-like produces the protein MSSLTEIFDSVVRDCCSPSREHLMSLEKDLGFLAGEVQELKCKREAVSREVEVAKVRGLEPKRRVIEWMESIQQLETETGSLNEEFSMLKRRGACSSLSANSSSSSEQLRRKAEIAVATAGKLKRNGKFRKVALPDETLVPDEAFEQLRRHASDGSVSFIGVHGMGLAGKTALLRSLYDDFLKRQTDYDVVIYLEVRGEVMDVQSSLCKQLSLPCPETQIERRDLLFGALSKSNFALLLDDLWEPLNYELVGIPIPNPSTSKIIVASRLEDVCSMMGAQKTIKVEGLPEEQAWDLFQSTLWGKEPNNVDMIIIYRAKAMVFKCGGLAAALVTTAREMQDKKTSKEWKEKGHIMTNAPHELPGMEKEVLGPLKRSYDRLSGELQKCASCFALQAEGRPIRKDLLMELWIAEGIIADFENIGDATSRASHLLQELTAASLIKRLDDETFEMHPMIRAMILWVANGCEERKNKWYVRVKEWAKETPDAGIWNVAERIALSGNVIETLPDNPDCPKLVYLDLGSNQQLKPIPDGFFGRIPCLRVLNLQHVAIERIPANIGHLVHLEYLSLCGTRIESLPSSIRDLVNLKHLILLSTNSLRDIAGGIMSGLEKLMWLHMMDSYSGWSTGKAGEMGSSLGELEGLDDLRALGITIATEAALQGLCGSRRLAMRTHWLQIEDCDGLTSFTIPCSFSLGKAMLNLIELRLHKLHELKEVVFSESAAALSNLKRLRLSDLPIAKLAWAGSCLQNLEELEIEECNGLGPALIELEDEGAMDGLQTIAILPNLKRIKLKWMQWLQSLSHGARVFAFRRLETMEVADCPKLNKLSLVAPELKEIRCEVRWWRQLDWKDERTKCFDKLFKPL, from the coding sequence ATGAGCTCTCTTACAGAGATCTTCGACTCCGTCGTCAGGGATTGCTGCTCTCCTTCACGCGAACACCTCATGTCACTCGAGAAGGACCTCGGCTTCTTGGCCGGAGAGGTGCAAGAGCTGAAGTGCAAAAGAGAGGCCGTCAGCCGAGAGGTGGAAGTGGCAAAAGTTCGGGGGCTCGAGCCCAAGCGCAGAGTGATCGAGTGGATGGAATCCATCCAACAACTCGAAACAGAAACCGGATCACTGAACGAGGAGTTCAGCATGCTGAAGAGGAGGGGCGCTTGCAGCAGCCTCTCTGCGAATTCGTCCTCCTCCAGCGAGCAGCTTAGAAGAAAAGCCGAGATAGCAGTCGCGACCGCGGGGAAGCTGAAACGGAACGGCAAATTCCGCAAGGTGGCCTTGCCCGATGAAACGCTCGTCCCAGACGAGGCGTTCGAGCAGCTCCGACGACATGCAAGCGACGGCAGCGTGAGCTTCATCGGGGTCCACGGGATGGGTCTGGCGGGCAAGACGGCACTCCTGAGAAGTCTCTACGATGACTTCCTGAAACGCCAAACGGATTATGACGTGGTTATCTACCTCGAGGTACGTGGTGAAGTGATGGACGTCCAGAGCTCGCTCTGCAAACAGCTGAGCTTGCCGTGTCCAGAAACGCAGATCGAGAGAAGAGACCTGCTTTTCGGCGCCCTAAGTAAGTCGAACTTCGCACTCTTGCTGGACGACTTGTGGGAACCGTTGAATTACGAGCTCGTGGGAATTCCAATTCCCAATCCGTCCACGTCCAAGATCATCGTCGCATCCCGACTGGAGGACGTCTGCAGTATGATGGGTGCACAGAAGACGATCAAAGTGGAAGGCCTTCCGGAGGAGCAGGCCTGGGATCTCTTCCAGTCCACTCTGTGGGGGAAGGAACCCAACAACGTGGACATGATCATAATCTATCGCGCTAAAGCGATGGTGTTCAAGTGCGGTGGATTGGCCGCGGCACTCGTCACCACCGCTCGAGAAATGCAAGACAAAAAGACATCCAAGGAATGGAAGGAGAAAGGCCACATCATGACGAACGCACCCCACGAGCTTCCAGGTATGGAAAAAGAAGTTCTTGGTCCTCTCAAACGCAGCTACGATCGTCTGTCCGGTGAATTGCAGAAATGTGCCTCCTGCTTCGCGCTACAGGCAGAGGGGCGCCCCATCAGAAAGGACCTACTTATGGAACTATGGATAGCCGAAGGGATCATAGCCGACTTTGAGAACATCGGCGATGCCACGAGCAGGGCGTCGCATTTGCTGCAGGAGCTGACTGCAGCGTCTTTGATAAAAAGGCTGGATGACGAGACCTTCGAGATGCACCCCATGATTCGTGCCATGATACTGTGGGTTGCAAATGGCTGCGAGGAAAGGAAGAACAAATGGTATGTCCGAGTCAAAGAATGGGCGAAAGAAACGCCAGACGCTGGCATTTGGAACGTCGCGGAGAGAATAGCACTGTCTGGGAACGTAATAGAAACTCTACCGGACAATCCGGATTGTCCTAAGTTGGTTTATTTGGATCTTGGAAGCAATCAACAACTCAAGCCGATACCAGATGGCTTCTTCGGCCGCATCCCGTGCCTCAGAGTCCTAAATCTGCAACATGTTGCTATAGAAAGGATTCCGGCAAACATTGGCCATCTGGTCCATCTGGAATATCTTAGTCTGTGTGGCACGAGAATCGAGTCTCTGCCATCGAGCATTCGAGACCTGGTAAATTTGAAGCATTTGATATTGCTATCGACGAATTCCCTGAGGGATATTGCTGGTGGAATAATGTCAGGGCTGGAGAAACTGATGTGGCTGCATATGATGGACAGCTATAGTGGATGGTCGACGGGAAAGGCCGGAGAGATGGGGTCGTCGTTGGGAGAGCTGGAAGGCTTGGATGATCTAAGGGCTCTTGGCATCACCATCGCCACGGAGGCTGCTCTTCAAGGACTCTGTGGTTCACGACGGCTAGCAATGCGCACGCACTGGCTCCAGATAGAAGACTGCGACGGATTGACCAGTTTCACAATTCCATGCTCGTTTTCTCTCGGGAAAGCCATGCTCAATTTGATAGAGCTCCGACTGCACAAATTACATGAGCTAAAAGAGGTGGTGTTTAGTGAGAGTGCTGCTGCGCTTTCGAATCTAAAACGCCTTCGTCTCTCGGATCTACCGATAGCCAAGCTCGCCTGGGCGGGCAGCTGCCTTCAGAACCTCGAGGAGTTGGAGATTGAAGAGTGCAACGGACTAGGTCCTGCACTGATAGAACTGGAGGACGAGGGGGCAATGGATGGCTTGCAGACCATCGCTATCCTCCCTAATCTCAAACGAATCAAGCTCAAGTGGATGCAGTGGTTGCAGAGCCTGAGCCATGGGGCTAGAGTATTTGCGTTCCGGAGGCTGGAGACCATGGAGGTGGCAGATTGCCCCAAGCTCAACAAGCTGAGCTTGGTCGCCCCGGAGCTGAAAGAGATCAGATGCGAGGTGCGGTGGTGGCGGCAGCTGGATTGGAAGGACGAACGAACCAAGTGCTTCGACAAGCTCTTCAAACCGCTGTAG